A genome region from Glutamicibacter arilaitensis Re117 includes the following:
- the rraA gene encoding ribonuclease E activity regulator RraA — protein MHQEPISTADLYDQHGDALQSISAQFQDFGGRLSFYGPARTVKCHEDNGLVKEILSFPGNGAVLVVDGGASLRYALMGDMIAASAEANGWAGVVINGAVRDRAALADMELGIKALGSNPRKTVKRSHGSVDEVISIGDVKIRPGAMVYADIDGILVEN, from the coding sequence ATGCATCAGGAACCGATCAGCACGGCCGACCTCTATGACCAGCATGGCGACGCCCTGCAGTCAATCTCGGCGCAGTTCCAGGACTTCGGCGGCCGGCTGTCCTTCTACGGCCCGGCGCGTACCGTGAAGTGCCATGAGGACAATGGCTTGGTCAAGGAGATCCTGAGCTTCCCGGGCAATGGAGCGGTGCTCGTGGTCGATGGCGGAGCCTCGCTGCGCTATGCCCTGATGGGCGACATGATCGCCGCCAGCGCCGAGGCCAACGGGTGGGCCGGAGTCGTGATCAACGGTGCGGTACGCGACCGTGCCGCGCTGGCGGACATGGAGCTTGGCATCAAGGCGCTGGGCAGCAACCCGCGCAAAACCGTCAAGCGCTCGCATGGCTCAGTGGATGAAGTGATCAGCATCGGGGACGTGAAGATCCGTCCGGGTGCCATGGTGTATGCGGATATCGACGGAATTCTCGTCGAAAACTAA
- a CDS encoding heavy-metal-associated domain-containing protein, with protein MSHNCNCGCSSEKNSNQGLQIIPREQSSPLATRTELKISGMTCGHCVASVTEELKEIVGVQDVEVILDAKGVSTATVTSASSLDEASIRSAIDEAGYTLEAINS; from the coding sequence ATGAGCCACAACTGCAATTGCGGATGCTCCTCGGAGAAGAACTCCAACCAGGGCCTGCAGATCATTCCACGTGAGCAGAGCAGCCCGCTGGCCACCCGGACGGAACTCAAGATTTCCGGGATGACCTGCGGGCACTGCGTAGCATCGGTCACCGAAGAACTGAAGGAAATTGTAGGCGTGCAGGATGTAGAAGTCATTCTCGACGCCAAGGGAGTCTCCACCGCAACGGTAACCTCCGCCAGTTCCCTGGACGAAGCGAGCATCCGCAGCGCCATTGACGAGGCCGGCTACACGCTCGAAGCCATTAATTCCTAG
- a CDS encoding alpha-hydroxy acid oxidase: protein MGNLKRQLPDVAELLSLMKFKLPSANRRAVRLAAAADVWDLRTIAKRRTPTAAFDYVDGAAGREITATRARQVFHSVELLPRILHGTAHSDLSTTIAGAPSALPFGIAPTGFTRFMHSEGEIGGSRAAQKAGIPFSLSTMGTRSIEEVAAAAPEGRKWFQLYLWKDREKSKKLVERAAAAGFDTLLVTVDTPVAGQRLRDARNGMKIPPELTLKTVLDASYRPEWWYNFLTTDSLKFASLSDTSADLPTIINSMFDSSLDFEDLRWIRELWKGKLFVKGVLTTEDAAKAKAAGADGLVVSNHGGRQLDRAPIAFEALSEVRAEVGPEMEIIMDSGIMSGADIVAALCAGADFVLIGRAYLYGLMAGGEEGVSRAIELLAKEVEVNMQLMGAASIKDLDESLIRRRS from the coding sequence ATGGGCAACCTCAAGCGCCAACTACCAGATGTGGCTGAACTGCTCAGCCTGATGAAGTTCAAGCTGCCTTCGGCCAACCGCCGAGCCGTACGCTTGGCCGCAGCCGCTGATGTGTGGGACCTGCGGACCATCGCCAAACGACGGACACCCACCGCCGCTTTCGATTACGTGGACGGCGCAGCCGGACGCGAAATCACCGCTACCCGGGCCCGCCAGGTCTTCCACTCCGTCGAGCTGCTGCCACGCATCCTGCACGGCACCGCGCATTCGGATCTTTCCACGACCATTGCCGGTGCCCCCTCGGCCTTGCCTTTTGGCATTGCTCCCACCGGGTTCACCCGCTTCATGCATTCTGAAGGTGAAATCGGCGGCTCGCGCGCTGCCCAGAAAGCAGGAATTCCCTTCAGCCTGTCCACCATGGGCACCCGCTCCATCGAAGAAGTCGCCGCAGCAGCTCCCGAAGGCCGCAAGTGGTTCCAGCTCTACTTGTGGAAGGACCGGGAAAAGTCCAAGAAACTGGTGGAACGCGCCGCCGCTGCAGGCTTCGACACCCTGCTGGTGACCGTGGATACCCCGGTGGCCGGGCAGCGCTTGCGCGATGCACGCAACGGCATGAAGATTCCGCCGGAGCTGACGCTGAAGACCGTGCTTGATGCTTCCTACCGCCCGGAGTGGTGGTACAACTTCCTGACTACCGATTCGCTGAAGTTCGCATCATTATCCGATACCTCTGCGGACCTGCCAACGATCATCAACTCCATGTTCGATTCCTCCTTGGATTTCGAGGACCTGAGGTGGATCCGCGAGCTATGGAAGGGCAAGCTCTTCGTCAAAGGCGTGCTCACCACCGAGGATGCCGCCAAGGCCAAGGCCGCCGGTGCCGATGGGCTGGTAGTTTCCAACCACGGCGGACGGCAGCTGGACCGCGCACCAATTGCTTTCGAAGCCTTGAGCGAAGTGCGTGCAGAGGTAGGCCCGGAGATGGAAATCATCATGGATTCGGGCATCATGTCCGGCGCGGACATTGTCGCGGCCCTTTGTGCTGGCGCGGACTTCGTGCTCATTGGCCGTGCCTACCTCTACGGGCTGATGGCTGGCGGCGAGGAGGGCGTGAGCCGGGCTATCGAACTGCTGGCCAAGGAAGTGGAAGTGAATATGCAGCTGATGGGCGCTGCGAGCATCAAGGATCTGGACGAGTCGCTGATTCGCCGCCGTAGCTGA
- a CDS encoding 4a-hydroxytetrahydrobiopterin dehydratase, protein MTPTGRISSFELAQKLLSLPDWTLDGRGLRAAYRFDSASTALQFIVQVGLRCEQDNWHPHLDWRVTTGR, encoded by the coding sequence ATGACACCAACCGGTAGGATATCGAGCTTCGAACTGGCTCAAAAGCTTCTTTCGCTGCCCGATTGGACGCTCGATGGGCGCGGACTGCGGGCCGCTTACCGTTTCGATTCAGCCAGCACTGCCTTGCAGTTCATTGTCCAGGTCGGACTGCGCTGCGAGCAGGACAACTGGCATCCGCATCTGGATTGGCGGGTCACCACCGGACGCTGA
- the cycA gene encoding D-serine/D-alanine/glycine transporter — MSTTSSDPTLERGLSNRHIQLIAIGGAIGTGLFMGSGKTIAVAGPSVIFVYMIIGFMLFFVMRAMGELLLSNLKYKTFADFAGDLLGPWAAFFTGWTYWFCWVVTGIADVVAIAHYVAFWWGDLPLWIPALACIALLLVLNLATVKAFGETEFWFALIKIVAIGALIVVGLVMVITGFEHDSATASFSNLWTEGGMFPTGFMGFVAGFQIAVFAFVGIELVGTTAAETKDPEKTLPKAINSIPVRILFFYVGALIILMTVEPWNLFSAEQSPFVGMFALAGLAGAAGIINFVVLTSATSSANSGIYSTSRMLRGLSMEGDAPKGFSQLSSRKVPKNALLFSCMFLLAGVALLYSGDSVMGAFTLVTTVSALCFMFVWTIILLSYLVFRARRPHLHDASKFKMPGGRVMPYVVLGLFVFILWALTTQADTFTALIITPAWFLILAAGYLYVRRNPQHQALRDAHVAKVAHERYEAAAYRDAKSFAKREDESSVKVTEDIKQ; from the coding sequence ATGAGTACCACAAGTTCCGATCCCACTCTCGAGCGCGGACTCTCCAATCGTCATATCCAGCTGATCGCCATTGGCGGCGCTATCGGCACCGGCCTGTTCATGGGCTCGGGCAAGACCATCGCGGTCGCCGGCCCATCGGTCATCTTCGTTTACATGATCATCGGCTTCATGCTCTTCTTCGTCATGCGCGCCATGGGCGAGCTGCTGCTGAGCAACCTCAAATACAAGACTTTCGCCGACTTCGCCGGCGATCTGCTCGGCCCATGGGCCGCGTTCTTCACCGGCTGGACTTACTGGTTCTGCTGGGTTGTCACCGGCATCGCCGACGTGGTGGCCATCGCCCACTACGTCGCCTTCTGGTGGGGCGACCTGCCGTTGTGGATTCCGGCTCTAGCCTGCATCGCATTGCTGCTGGTGCTGAATCTGGCTACCGTGAAGGCCTTCGGCGAAACCGAATTCTGGTTCGCCCTGATCAAGATCGTAGCCATCGGCGCACTGATCGTGGTCGGCCTGGTCATGGTCATCACCGGCTTCGAGCACGACTCGGCCACTGCTTCCTTCTCCAACCTGTGGACCGAAGGCGGCATGTTCCCAACCGGCTTCATGGGCTTCGTAGCCGGCTTCCAGATTGCAGTGTTCGCCTTCGTCGGCATTGAGCTGGTGGGCACCACCGCAGCAGAGACCAAGGACCCTGAGAAGACGCTGCCCAAGGCGATCAACTCGATCCCTGTGCGCATCCTGTTCTTCTACGTCGGTGCCTTGATCATCTTGATGACCGTGGAACCATGGAACCTGTTCTCCGCCGAGCAGTCCCCATTCGTGGGCATGTTCGCCCTGGCCGGCTTGGCCGGCGCCGCAGGCATCATCAACTTCGTGGTGCTCACCTCCGCGACCTCCAGTGCCAACTCGGGCATCTACTCGACCTCCCGCATGCTGCGTGGCCTGTCCATGGAAGGCGATGCGCCCAAGGGCTTCTCGCAGCTTTCGAGCCGCAAGGTCCCGAAGAACGCGTTGCTCTTCTCCTGCATGTTCTTGCTCGCCGGCGTCGCGCTGCTCTACAGCGGCGATTCGGTCATGGGAGCCTTCACGCTGGTGACCACCGTTTCGGCGTTGTGCTTCATGTTCGTCTGGACCATCATCCTGCTCAGCTACCTGGTCTTCCGCGCCCGCCGCCCGCATCTGCACGATGCATCGAAGTTCAAGATGCCCGGCGGACGCGTCATGCCTTACGTAGTATTGGGCTTGTTCGTCTTCATCCTCTGGGCGCTGACCACCCAGGCCGATACCTTCACCGCGTTGATCATCACCCCGGCATGGTTCCTGATCCTGGCTGCCGGCTACCTGTACGTCCGCCGCAACCCGCAGCACCAGGCGCTGCGTGACGCGCATGTGGCCAAGGTAGCGCACGAACGCTACGAGGCAGCCGCCTACCGTGATGCGAAATCCTTCGCCAAGCGCGAGGACGAATCCTCCGTGAAGGTCACCGAGGACATCAAGCAGTAG
- a CDS encoding heavy metal translocating P-type ATPase: MTSPAPHETRAEPRTVELDIQGMTCASCVNRVERKLGKLPGVSASVNLPLETAKVQVPADISDETLISTVAAAGYTASLKQPAKPAHADHAGPGEEDHGGHEHLVPENLLRRLIVSSVFTIPLFIISMIPGAQFPHWGWVAFALATPVVFYGAWPFHKAAAINARHFASTMDTLVSLGVLAAYLFSAIQLILDPQMTAHTGMSMSEHALYFETAGVVATLLLLGRFLEHRAKSSASDALKSLLSLGAKDAVVLRDGKEARIPAEQVQVGDHFVVRPGEKIATDGVVVDGASAVDTSLLTGESVPQKVGAGDEVTGATLNTSGRLVIEATRIGSDTTLAQMGKLVSEAQSGKAPIARLADRISAVFVPIVLAIAVLTFAIWFFTSGDTYQAFTAAVAVLVIACPCALGLATPIGLLVGTGRGAQLGILIRGPQVLEDTRKLDTIVLDKTGTVTTGVMTHLGTEAIDGISPDEALMLAGAVEHHSEHPIAQAIAKAAAELGPLPQASGFDSDPGGGVLGMVNGHHVVVGRHSWLELQGTVLDATAMAMLEEAEQSGATAILVSVDQQFQAVISVADKIKDTSAKAIGELQDRGLRVVLLTGDNKSVATKVAAQVGIKAEDVFAGVFPADKAKAITALQEQGKVVAMVGDGVNDAPALAQADLGIAMGSGTDVAIEAADITLMGNDLHQVTQAIDLSAKTLSTIKMNLFWAFAYNTAGIPIAALGLLNPMIAGAAMAASSVLVVLNSLRLRSFGK; the protein is encoded by the coding sequence ATGACTTCCCCTGCCCCGCACGAAACCCGCGCGGAACCCCGCACAGTCGAGCTGGATATCCAGGGAATGACCTGTGCATCCTGCGTGAACCGCGTGGAACGAAAACTCGGCAAGCTGCCCGGCGTCAGCGCATCGGTGAATCTGCCGCTGGAGACCGCCAAGGTCCAGGTTCCGGCAGATATCAGCGACGAAACGCTGATCAGCACCGTTGCCGCAGCCGGCTACACCGCTTCGCTGAAGCAGCCTGCGAAGCCGGCGCACGCAGATCATGCGGGGCCGGGAGAAGAAGACCACGGCGGACACGAGCATCTGGTTCCAGAGAATCTGCTGCGGCGCCTGATCGTATCTTCGGTCTTCACCATCCCGCTCTTCATCATTTCCATGATTCCCGGGGCCCAGTTCCCGCACTGGGGCTGGGTTGCCTTCGCACTAGCCACCCCGGTGGTCTTCTATGGCGCGTGGCCATTCCACAAGGCCGCGGCGATCAACGCACGGCACTTCGCCTCCACCATGGACACCTTGGTGTCCTTGGGCGTGCTCGCCGCCTACCTCTTCTCGGCCATTCAGCTGATCCTGGATCCGCAGATGACCGCGCACACCGGCATGTCGATGTCCGAACACGCACTGTACTTCGAAACCGCCGGCGTGGTGGCTACCTTGCTGCTGCTGGGCCGCTTCCTGGAGCACCGGGCGAAGTCTTCGGCATCCGATGCCCTGAAATCATTGCTGAGCTTGGGTGCCAAGGACGCGGTCGTGCTGCGCGATGGCAAGGAAGCGAGGATTCCGGCCGAGCAGGTCCAGGTGGGAGATCACTTCGTGGTGCGCCCGGGTGAGAAGATCGCCACCGACGGCGTGGTCGTTGACGGCGCAAGCGCCGTGGACACCTCGCTGCTGACCGGCGAATCAGTTCCGCAAAAGGTAGGTGCCGGCGACGAGGTCACCGGCGCAACGCTGAACACCTCCGGACGCCTGGTCATCGAAGCCACCCGCATTGGCTCCGACACCACTTTGGCGCAGATGGGCAAGTTGGTCTCCGAAGCCCAATCGGGCAAGGCTCCTATCGCCCGGCTGGCCGACAGGATCTCCGCAGTCTTCGTGCCCATCGTCTTGGCCATTGCCGTTCTCACCTTCGCCATCTGGTTCTTCACCAGTGGCGATACTTATCAGGCATTCACCGCCGCGGTGGCAGTTCTAGTCATCGCCTGCCCTTGCGCCCTTGGCCTGGCAACCCCGATCGGCTTGCTGGTGGGCACTGGACGCGGCGCGCAGCTTGGCATCTTAATCCGTGGCCCCCAGGTCCTGGAAGATACCCGAAAGCTGGACACCATTGTGCTTGATAAGACCGGAACCGTTACCACCGGCGTCATGACCCACCTGGGCACCGAAGCCATCGATGGCATCAGCCCCGATGAAGCCCTGATGCTGGCCGGCGCTGTGGAGCACCATTCCGAGCATCCGATTGCCCAGGCCATCGCCAAGGCGGCAGCCGAATTGGGCCCGTTGCCACAGGCCAGCGGCTTCGACTCGGATCCGGGCGGCGGCGTGCTCGGCATGGTCAACGGCCATCACGTAGTCGTAGGCCGGCACAGCTGGCTGGAACTGCAGGGCACCGTTCTGGACGCCACTGCGATGGCCATGCTGGAAGAAGCCGAACAGTCTGGCGCTACCGCCATCCTGGTCTCGGTAGACCAGCAGTTCCAGGCCGTGATCTCGGTAGCAGATAAGATCAAGGACACCTCGGCCAAGGCGATTGGCGAACTTCAGGACCGCGGCCTGCGCGTAGTGCTGCTGACCGGCGATAACAAGTCGGTGGCAACCAAGGTCGCCGCACAGGTAGGCATCAAGGCGGAGGATGTCTTTGCCGGGGTCTTCCCAGCAGACAAGGCCAAGGCGATCACCGCCCTGCAAGAGCAAGGCAAGGTCGTGGCCATGGTAGGTGATGGCGTGAATGACGCTCCGGCGCTGGCCCAGGCCGATCTAGGCATCGCCATGGGTTCTGGTACCGATGTGGCCATCGAGGCAGCTGACATCACCTTGATGGGCAACGACTTGCATCAGGTCACCCAGGCCATCGATTTGTCGGCCAAGACCCTGTCCACCATCAAGATGAACCTGTTCTGGGCTTTCGCCTACAACACCGCAGGCATCCCGATTGCGGCCTTGGGGCTGCTCAATCCGATGATCGCCGGAGCCGCGATGGCAGCCAGCTCGGTGCTGGTGGTCCTCAACTCCCTGCGTCTGCGCAGTTTCGGAAAATAA
- a CDS encoding EamA family transporter, with protein sequence MSELPDPGLPAAPHPAGTRLPSQSRGIWIALASSAAFGLSGSFAKGLFEAGWSPTAAVAARMAGAALVLAIPALMAMRGRWVLLRTNWVSIALFGLFGVGACQLCYFLAVQRLDVGVALLLEYLAPVLIVLVLWAKHQKRPSIATIAGTLLSLAGLVAVLDLTGTTRIDPIGVLWGLGAAIGLTVYFFISARVDGALPPIMLSAGGMAVGAVTMLAVGGLGILPMQWAAGTGSFAGFETPWWLALTGLILIATVFSYTTGVMAARELGSKVASFISLTEVLFAVLWAWLLLAELPGAVQLFGGLLIVCGVVLVRIDELRTAKVARIAKRPRR encoded by the coding sequence ATGAGCGAACTGCCTGACCCTGGATTGCCTGCAGCCCCGCACCCGGCCGGAACCCGCCTCCCCAGCCAGTCCAGGGGCATCTGGATTGCCTTGGCCTCCTCGGCGGCCTTCGGGCTGTCCGGCTCCTTCGCCAAGGGCCTTTTCGAAGCTGGATGGAGTCCAACCGCCGCGGTCGCTGCGCGCATGGCCGGAGCGGCGCTGGTCCTGGCTATTCCAGCTCTCATGGCAATGCGCGGGCGGTGGGTCTTGCTGCGCACCAACTGGGTATCGATTGCGCTCTTCGGCCTGTTCGGCGTGGGGGCCTGCCAGCTGTGCTACTTCCTCGCGGTGCAGCGACTGGATGTGGGAGTCGCGCTGCTGCTGGAATACCTGGCACCGGTGCTGATTGTGCTGGTGCTGTGGGCCAAGCACCAAAAACGTCCATCCATTGCGACCATCGCCGGGACCTTGCTGTCGCTGGCCGGGCTGGTGGCGGTGCTTGACCTGACCGGAACGACACGAATTGATCCGATTGGCGTGCTCTGGGGCCTGGGAGCAGCTATCGGCCTGACGGTGTACTTCTTCATCAGCGCCAGGGTCGATGGGGCGCTTCCGCCAATCATGCTCTCTGCCGGAGGCATGGCAGTGGGCGCGGTGACCATGCTGGCCGTGGGAGGCCTGGGCATTCTGCCCATGCAGTGGGCCGCCGGCACAGGTTCCTTCGCCGGCTTCGAAACCCCGTGGTGGCTGGCGCTGACCGGGCTGATCCTGATCGCAACAGTGTTCTCCTACACCACCGGCGTGATGGCTGCCCGGGAGCTGGGTTCCAAGGTCGCCAGCTTCATCTCGTTGACCGAGGTGCTGTTCGCGGTGCTTTGGGCATGGCTGCTGCTGGCAGAGCTGCCCGGTGCGGTGCAGCTGTTTGGCGGACTGCTGATCGTGTGCGGCGTGGTGCTGGTCCGCATCGACGAATTGCGGACGGCCAAAGTCGCCAGGATCGCCAAACGGCCGCGGCGATGA
- a CDS encoding FUSC family protein, translating to MSNVTGADTYARVARGLQRCVGTCVGVALTASVFAFDSPVWAILAVALASQFTIELVILRNYAVGMVFMTVTALLMVHMVSPEPASSLLIDRISMTVLGAGVGAVQSIVISLFMARRRRS from the coding sequence ATGAGCAACGTTACCGGTGCTGACACCTATGCGCGGGTAGCCCGCGGGCTGCAGCGCTGCGTAGGCACCTGCGTTGGCGTTGCGCTGACCGCTTCGGTCTTCGCTTTCGATTCCCCGGTCTGGGCGATTCTGGCCGTCGCGCTGGCCTCGCAATTCACCATTGAGCTGGTGATCTTGCGCAACTATGCGGTGGGCATGGTCTTCATGACTGTCACCGCGTTGCTGATGGTCCACATGGTCAGCCCCGAACCGGCCTCGTCCCTGCTCATCGACCGCATATCCATGACCGTGCTCGGTGCGGGCGTGGGCGCGGTGCAGAGCATCGTGATCTCGCTATTCATGGCCCGCCGGCGCCGAAGCTGA
- a CDS encoding metal-sensitive transcriptional regulator produces MDTTQNPNGHAEHHGYHADKSALERRLKRIEGQVRGVARMVDEDKYCIDILTQISAINAALHKVSAQLIDDHIGHCVVDAAKSSIESGDPRIVQEKIAEATAAISRLVR; encoded by the coding sequence ATGGATACCACCCAGAACCCGAATGGGCACGCCGAACACCATGGCTATCACGCGGATAAAAGCGCACTTGAGCGTCGCTTGAAACGCATTGAAGGCCAGGTGCGCGGGGTTGCCAGGATGGTAGATGAGGACAAATACTGCATCGACATCCTCACGCAGATCTCCGCGATCAACGCCGCATTGCACAAGGTCAGCGCGCAACTGATCGATGACCACATCGGACACTGCGTCGTAGATGCGGCCAAGTCTTCTATCGAATCGGGTGACCCGCGCATCGTGCAAGAGAAAATTGCCGAGGCCACCGCCGCCATTTCGCGCCTGGTGCGATAA
- a CDS encoding CGNR zinc finger domain-containing protein: MTFAPDIEASLKSVVNLLNTEVQIVDMLSTVADLDEFLDAENFAGSRAHNQAELRSIRQLRSQLKNIWTGTEEESVFRVNAILRNANAQPQLIKSESLGYHLHATTNSTPLYDRMAVDAAMALAEVIRSGGLQRLRICASADCEAALLDLSRNRSKLYCDTGNCANREHVRAYRARKSGKSSR, encoded by the coding sequence ATGACCTTTGCCCCAGATATCGAAGCTTCGTTGAAGTCCGTGGTGAACCTGTTGAACACCGAGGTGCAAATCGTGGACATGCTCTCCACCGTCGCTGATCTCGATGAATTCCTTGATGCCGAAAATTTTGCCGGCTCCCGCGCGCACAACCAGGCAGAGCTTCGCTCCATTCGCCAGCTGCGCTCCCAGCTGAAGAACATCTGGACTGGCACCGAGGAAGAGTCGGTCTTCCGGGTCAATGCGATCTTGCGCAATGCCAACGCCCAGCCGCAGCTGATCAAGAGCGAATCGCTGGGCTATCACCTGCACGCCACCACCAATAGCACCCCGCTCTACGACCGCATGGCCGTGGACGCCGCGATGGCGCTGGCGGAAGTGATCCGCTCCGGTGGCTTGCAGCGGCTGCGGATCTGCGCGTCGGCGGATTGCGAGGCGGCGCTGCTGGACCTGTCGCGCAACCGCTCCAAGCTGTACTGCGATACCGGCAACTGCGCTAACCGGGAGCATGTGCGTGCCTACCGTGCGCGCAAATCCGGGAAAAGCTCGCGCTAG
- a CDS encoding DUF308 domain-containing protein: MPAPKTTPVQAADVFRPVFLRGLAALAYALMSIFWIGADDKVVTYSTAAFLVVTGVFMWQYVAVESAPEKSRAPYALGAGLMLFAGIAIIFVTSIAWVGYVGALAFLAGGIAELIVFAKYREAFPPFRNQLVSGAVGVILAISLCFSGGMDAHSLFGLIGGGTIILAVFALIAAFGHRHEMKAAAPTTTNTPGQENN; encoded by the coding sequence GTGCCTGCACCAAAAACCACCCCAGTTCAAGCCGCTGATGTATTCCGCCCAGTCTTCCTGCGTGGTCTGGCGGCTCTGGCCTATGCCCTGATGTCGATTTTCTGGATCGGCGCAGATGACAAGGTCGTCACGTACTCCACAGCTGCATTCCTCGTTGTCACTGGCGTGTTCATGTGGCAGTACGTAGCAGTGGAAAGTGCGCCGGAAAAATCGCGCGCACCATATGCACTGGGCGCAGGTTTGATGCTTTTCGCTGGTATCGCCATCATCTTCGTCACCTCGATTGCATGGGTTGGCTATGTGGGTGCCCTGGCATTCCTGGCGGGCGGTATTGCTGAATTGATCGTCTTCGCCAAGTACCGCGAGGCCTTCCCGCCGTTTAGGAACCAGCTTGTTTCTGGTGCTGTTGGCGTGATCTTGGCCATCTCGCTGTGCTTCAGCGGAGGTATGGATGCGCACTCGCTGTTCGGCCTGATTGGCGGCGGCACCATCATTCTTGCGGTCTTCGCGCTGATTGCCGCCTTTGGCCATCGCCATGAAATGAAGGCAGCTGCCCCGACCACGACCAACACGCCAGGCCAAGAAAACAACTAG
- a CDS encoding amino acid permease codes for MHQGFQVSSRSTPEQYGHTPLGKQLRRRKSIEAMANDAANNAGLGSLKRSLGVTQLVMISVGATLGTGILVILGSAVPVAGPAIWIAFVLAGITALLSAVSYAEMAGMVPVSGSSYSYSYATLGEGMAWICGWCLVLEYAVSAAAVAVGAGAYVNQTLEIFGLALPQALAAGPGDGGIINLSALIVVILATLLLVRGARESALANTAMVIVKIAILIFFVVVAFTAFNAGNFAPLLPMGAAGVTGAASMVFFSYIGFDAASTAGEEAKNPQKDLPRAIMIAMVLVTTIYVLVAVAAIGAREWDWFANSEAALVQIVSEITGQKWMVLAFALASVIAIVSVVLTTLYGQTRILLSMGRDGLIPRFFAKVSPKTHTPVIGTYVTGGAVAIAASLIPLGQLAEATSIGTLFAFSLVGVSVMYLRKTQPDTPRTFRVPLYPATPILGIAACLFLMFNLAGITWVVFGIWMAVGAGIYLGFGRRNSRLGALDAKAYEAELNL; via the coding sequence ATGCACCAAGGATTTCAAGTGAGTAGCAGGAGTACCCCCGAGCAGTACGGCCACACCCCACTGGGCAAGCAGCTGCGCCGCCGCAAGTCCATCGAGGCGATGGCCAACGACGCAGCTAACAACGCCGGTCTCGGCTCGCTCAAGCGCTCGCTGGGCGTCACCCAGCTGGTCATGATCTCGGTCGGAGCCACCTTGGGCACCGGCATCCTGGTGATCCTCGGCTCCGCCGTGCCAGTGGCCGGCCCAGCCATCTGGATCGCATTCGTGCTGGCGGGCATCACCGCGCTGCTTTCCGCCGTGTCATATGCCGAGATGGCTGGCATGGTCCCGGTCTCCGGCTCCAGCTACTCCTATTCCTACGCAACCTTGGGCGAAGGCATGGCGTGGATCTGCGGCTGGTGCCTGGTGCTGGAGTACGCAGTTTCCGCGGCGGCCGTGGCAGTTGGAGCCGGCGCGTATGTGAACCAGACGCTGGAGATCTTCGGACTGGCCTTGCCGCAAGCCTTGGCCGCCGGTCCAGGCGATGGGGGAATCATCAACCTCTCGGCACTGATCGTGGTCATCTTGGCGACCTTGCTGCTGGTGCGCGGTGCCCGTGAATCGGCATTGGCCAACACTGCCATGGTGATCGTGAAGATCGCCATCCTCATCTTCTTCGTAGTCGTCGCCTTCACGGCATTCAACGCCGGCAACTTTGCTCCGTTGCTGCCAATGGGTGCGGCAGGCGTCACCGGCGCGGCCTCGATGGTCTTCTTCTCCTACATCGGCTTCGATGCGGCCTCCACTGCCGGCGAGGAAGCCAAGAACCCGCAGAAGGACCTTCCCCGGGCCATCATGATTGCCATGGTGCTGGTGACCACGATCTACGTGCTGGTTGCTGTGGCCGCCATCGGCGCCCGCGAATGGGACTGGTTCGCGAACTCCGAAGCGGCCCTGGTGCAGATCGTTTCCGAAATCACCGGACAGAAGTGGATGGTCCTGGCCTTCGCCCTTGCTTCGGTCATCGCCATCGTCTCGGTGGTGCTCACCACGCTATATGGACAGACCCGCATCCTGCTTTCCATGGGCCGCGATGGCCTGATCCCGCGCTTCTTCGCCAAGGTTTCGCCGAAGACCCACACCCCGGTTATCGGCACCTACGTTACCGGCGGGGCCGTGGCCATTGCCGCCTCGCTGATTCCGCTGGGCCAGCTGGCAGAGGCGACCAGTATCGGCACCCTGTTCGCTTTCTCGCTGGTGGGCGTCTCGGTAATGTACTTGCGCAAAACCCAGCCGGATACCCCGCGTACCTTCCGAGTTCCGCTGTACCCGGCCACCCCGATCCTGGGCATTGCCGCCTGCCTGTTCCTGATGTTCAACCTGGCGGGGATCACCTGGGTGGTCTTCGGCATCTGGATGGCGGTAGGAGCTGGCATCTACTTGGGCTTCGGCCGCCGCAACTCGCGACTTGGCGCCTTGGACGCCAAAGCCTATGAAGCGGAACTGAACCTGTAG